The proteins below are encoded in one region of Candidatus Thiodiazotropha sp. LNASS1:
- a CDS encoding response regulator, which produces MLFLTPSIKAMFRVSAVSLLAILITVILLGQSLINELHIKSKVLSEIRSTSQQHITRIVYTISRSERDFQLYAQQAGNKAVNSEEIIDNIGRVLSDIDEQHRPVADEAYRHLSNAFTKEHEDSADSDHADELFHQKIQYINSFRSALQTLPLDSLTNKPRFQQHSILNRLLIELESLLISERETTEIRFEEIVSPLNQAQTDLKSLSKQFTAPPAYLLPADNQTYDQIRSTLKNISLNLRWYRAAIHQYQGEYDLQDPSASYMLNILEQLRPVQSHLLEDLESVKTLISDHFHQQQQLAEQEILKKRRFFIIISIIGVLITLATQIGVSRAISKPVNQIKQGVQAFSDGKLEYRIPTIDQLEFKPLVSGINDMAEKLLQRTSEIEENMRQIDRSNKKLAKLNKNLEEKVEERSRKYIAAAKSAEQASRAKSEFLATMSHEIRTPMNSIIGMTHLALLTDNMEPKQRRYMEKVRQSSQTLLNIINDILDFSKIEAGGVVLEQTTFSLDAIFDNLSNLVGQKAAEKQLEFIYDIDQQIPQFLLGDPIKLQQILVNLSGNAVKFTQQGEVVVQVKLLEQDQDQVRLNFSVCDTGIGIEQDYVGHLFDAFTQADGSTTRRYGGSGLGLAISQRFIQAMGGEIQVESKPGDGSRFFFSLTLMKQASPDIRPRAKLGVLTNKPALIVDDNESACHIQQEILESIGFTTMTCASGGAALIELLKAQAHGNPIGLVLLDWKMPGMNGVEVLEAIHRENALTDRPKVIMLTAYGTEELLSQCQAVHPDRILTKPLSPSSLLEGINQLQITKLVPDQDNIQDRYTVNQERFSRLRGARVLLVEDNPLNREVAWELLRNIGIQVQIAQNGAEAVKLLESERMDAVLMDVQMPVMDGYTATQFIRAQEGFEKEQLPIIAMTANAMSSDREKSLNVGMNDHIAKPVKVDELYAVLSKYIPDITRRGVESQQYVAANDSDSVIDEHVGMTVCNGNETLYQRILKRFLSTESDFLQRFQTAVEQDDRNSATRHAHSLKSSAGSIGAITLQQAALNLETACRNSAPTEDLQILMRQLEQPLSDVLTELHGVKNGASVSDETDMPDTRLLIPLLDQLKQLLENDDTAVVDIMDELSKLLSNSSLKDAWMGLCMAVDDYDFQLALNELKDLTFALDVSQEMLDAEDGSNDAV; this is translated from the coding sequence ATGCTCTTTCTCACCCCCAGCATCAAAGCAATGTTTCGCGTCAGTGCCGTGAGTCTGCTAGCGATTCTTATTACCGTGATCCTGCTGGGTCAGAGCCTGATCAACGAGCTTCATATTAAAAGCAAGGTCTTGAGTGAAATACGTAGTACATCCCAGCAACACATAACACGCATAGTCTACACAATCTCCCGCAGCGAACGGGATTTTCAGCTCTACGCCCAACAGGCTGGGAATAAAGCTGTCAACAGCGAAGAAATCATCGATAACATAGGTCGCGTCTTATCTGATATTGATGAGCAACATCGCCCGGTGGCTGATGAAGCCTATCGGCATTTAAGCAATGCTTTCACGAAAGAGCATGAAGATTCGGCTGACAGCGATCACGCCGACGAGCTATTTCATCAGAAAATCCAATATATAAACAGTTTCAGATCCGCCTTGCAGACACTCCCGCTGGATTCCCTTACGAATAAACCTCGCTTTCAGCAACACTCGATTCTGAACCGACTGTTGATCGAATTGGAATCGCTATTGATCAGTGAACGAGAGACAACAGAAATTCGCTTTGAAGAGATTGTATCACCTCTGAATCAGGCACAAACCGACCTTAAGTCTTTGAGCAAACAGTTTACCGCGCCTCCCGCATATTTACTGCCTGCAGATAATCAAACTTACGATCAAATCAGATCGACACTGAAAAATATTTCCCTCAATCTGAGATGGTATCGAGCTGCAATCCACCAGTACCAGGGAGAGTATGATTTGCAGGACCCATCGGCATCCTACATGTTGAACATTCTCGAGCAATTAAGACCTGTCCAATCACATCTGTTGGAAGACCTGGAATCGGTAAAAACCCTGATCAGCGATCACTTTCATCAACAACAACAGTTGGCTGAACAGGAGATTCTGAAAAAGCGGCGTTTTTTCATTATTATCAGCATTATCGGTGTATTGATTACGCTTGCCACTCAGATAGGTGTATCAAGAGCGATCTCGAAACCGGTCAATCAGATCAAGCAGGGTGTACAGGCCTTCTCAGATGGCAAGCTCGAGTATCGCATACCCACTATCGATCAACTTGAATTCAAACCCCTTGTCAGTGGCATCAACGACATGGCGGAGAAGCTGTTACAACGTACGTCCGAAATTGAAGAAAACATGCGACAGATCGACAGATCAAACAAAAAACTGGCAAAACTGAACAAGAATCTGGAAGAAAAAGTCGAAGAGCGCTCCCGGAAGTATATTGCAGCCGCAAAAAGTGCCGAACAGGCGAGCAGGGCGAAATCCGAGTTCCTGGCCACTATGAGCCATGAAATACGTACGCCGATGAATTCAATCATCGGGATGACCCATCTCGCACTGCTTACGGACAATATGGAACCCAAACAGCGGCGTTACATGGAGAAGGTACGCCAGTCTTCTCAAACTTTGCTGAATATCATTAACGACATCCTCGATTTCTCCAAAATCGAGGCGGGTGGTGTCGTGCTCGAACAAACCACGTTTTCACTGGATGCAATTTTCGATAATCTGAGTAATCTCGTTGGTCAGAAGGCAGCGGAAAAACAGTTGGAGTTTATCTATGATATCGACCAGCAAATTCCACAATTCCTTTTAGGTGATCCAATCAAACTACAACAAATACTCGTAAACCTAAGTGGTAATGCGGTCAAGTTCACCCAACAGGGTGAAGTGGTTGTGCAAGTCAAGCTGCTGGAGCAGGATCAAGATCAGGTACGACTAAATTTCTCTGTCTGCGATACCGGCATTGGTATCGAGCAAGATTACGTTGGACATCTGTTCGACGCCTTTACCCAGGCGGATGGTTCAACTACCCGGCGCTATGGCGGGAGTGGCTTGGGCCTGGCCATATCCCAGCGTTTCATACAAGCCATGGGTGGTGAGATTCAGGTAGAAAGCAAGCCTGGGGACGGGAGCCGCTTTTTCTTTTCCCTAACCCTGATGAAACAGGCCTCTCCTGACATCCGGCCAAGAGCAAAGCTGGGTGTTTTGACCAATAAACCCGCATTGATCGTGGATGACAACGAAAGCGCATGCCATATCCAGCAAGAGATTCTTGAATCCATCGGCTTTACCACAATGACCTGCGCGAGTGGTGGCGCGGCACTGATCGAATTGCTGAAGGCACAAGCGCATGGAAACCCAATCGGCCTGGTCCTGCTCGACTGGAAAATGCCGGGCATGAATGGCGTGGAAGTGCTGGAGGCCATCCATAGGGAGAATGCACTTACTGATCGACCCAAAGTAATCATGCTCACTGCCTATGGGACCGAGGAGCTATTGAGCCAATGCCAAGCCGTCCATCCCGACAGAATATTGACAAAACCACTTAGTCCATCCAGCCTGCTTGAAGGCATCAATCAGCTGCAAATCACAAAACTCGTCCCGGACCAAGATAACATTCAAGACCGTTACACTGTGAATCAGGAGCGTTTCAGTCGCCTGCGTGGCGCACGGGTCCTGCTGGTGGAAGACAATCCACTTAACAGGGAAGTGGCCTGGGAGCTGCTAAGGAACATCGGTATCCAGGTGCAAATTGCACAAAACGGAGCCGAGGCTGTGAAACTACTGGAATCGGAGCGTATGGACGCTGTTTTAATGGATGTGCAGATGCCGGTCATGGATGGTTATACCGCAACCCAGTTCATCCGCGCTCAGGAGGGTTTCGAAAAGGAACAGTTGCCGATTATCGCTATGACTGCCAACGCGATGTCGAGCGATCGGGAAAAATCCCTGAATGTAGGGATGAACGATCATATCGCTAAGCCGGTAAAGGTGGATGAGCTATACGCTGTACTGAGCAAATATATCCCGGATATCACCCGGAGAGGCGTCGAATCCCAACAGTATGTGGCAGCAAATGATTCGGACTCTGTTATCGACGAGCATGTCGGCATGACGGTCTGCAACGGCAATGAGACTCTTTATCAACGCATTCTCAAGCGCTTCCTATCCACAGAATCTGACTTCCTGCAACGTTTCCAGACAGCAGTGGAACAGGATGACCGCAACAGTGCCACACGTCATGCGCATTCACTAAAGAGTTCAGCAGGCAGTATTGGAGCCATCACACTTCAACAGGCTGCACTGAATCTGGAGACAGCTTGCCGCAACAGTGCCCCGACCGAAGACCTGCAGATCCTGATGCGCCAGCTTGAACAACCGCTGAGTGATGTGTTGACCGAACTGCACGGAGTTAAAAATGGAGCCTCTGTTTCCGATGAAACCGATATGCCCGACACTCGCCTGTTGATACCGTTATTGGACCAACTGAAACAGTTACTGGAAAATGACGATACCGCAGTGGTTGATATCATGGATGAATTGAGCAAACTATTGAGCAACTCATCACTAAAGGATGCCTGGATGGGACTGTGTATGGCGGTAGACGATTACGACTTTCAACTAGCACTCAATGAGCTGAAGGATTTGACTTTCGCCTTGGATGTCAGTCAAGAGATGCTGGATGCCGAGGATGGAAGCAATGACGCGGTTTAA
- a CDS encoding two-component system response regulator, translating into MTRFNDKPTILIVDDTAGNIEVLSSTLRPKYRVRAAKNGIRALSIAREASMPDLILLDIMMPEMDGYETCRQLKSDPLTKQIPVIFITALADEGDEEKGLTLGAVDYITKPFKPVLVLARVDNQLELKRHRDNLEELVEERTRELMLTQEATIEAMGALAEYRDPETGGHIKRTQNYMKVMAETLKDNNRFKDYLDEETIRLLYLSAPLHDIGKVGISDNILCKPGKLTDQEFTQMKQHTLMGSNTLLAAEEKLGSNSFLSLAREIAEFHHERWDGKGYPHGIEGNAIPICGRLMAIADVYDALISKRVYKPPFPHSKAVGIILQGRGTQFDPDVVDAFVTCSDQFLKIALKYADHQEEIMTLKEE; encoded by the coding sequence ATGACGCGGTTTAACGATAAGCCAACGATTTTGATCGTTGACGACACAGCCGGGAATATCGAAGTACTCAGCAGCACACTACGGCCAAAATACCGAGTACGGGCCGCGAAGAACGGCATCAGGGCATTGAGCATCGCGAGGGAAGCCTCCATGCCGGATTTGATCCTGCTCGATATCATGATGCCAGAGATGGATGGTTATGAGACCTGCAGACAGTTAAAGTCGGATCCACTGACCAAACAGATTCCTGTTATTTTCATCACCGCGCTCGCGGATGAGGGTGATGAGGAGAAGGGACTGACCCTGGGTGCCGTCGACTATATCACCAAACCCTTCAAACCAGTACTTGTTCTGGCACGTGTGGATAACCAGCTCGAATTGAAACGCCACAGGGATAACCTGGAAGAGCTGGTGGAAGAGCGCACCAGAGAGCTTATGCTGACACAGGAGGCGACAATAGAGGCCATGGGTGCTTTAGCGGAGTACAGGGATCCGGAAACGGGCGGCCACATAAAACGCACACAGAACTATATGAAAGTGATGGCGGAGACACTCAAAGATAATAACCGCTTCAAGGACTATCTGGATGAAGAAACAATCCGGCTGCTCTATCTCTCCGCGCCGCTTCACGATATCGGCAAGGTCGGCATAAGCGACAATATTCTGTGCAAACCCGGTAAACTCACAGATCAAGAATTTACCCAGATGAAGCAACACACCCTGATGGGAAGCAACACCTTATTGGCTGCGGAAGAGAAATTGGGTAGTAACTCATTCCTCAGTCTCGCCCGGGAGATTGCTGAGTTTCACCATGAGCGATGGGATGGCAAGGGATACCCACATGGTATCGAGGGTAACGCTATTCCGATCTGCGGACGTTTGATGGCAATTGCCGATGTCTATGATGCTCTGATCAGCAAACGGGTCTACAAACCACCATTCCCTCATTCAAAGGCTGTAGGCATCATCCTACAGGGTAGGGGTACGCAGTTTGACCCCGATGTAGTGGATGCTTTTGTTACCTGTTCGGATCAGTTCTTGAAGATCGCTCTGAAATACGCCGATCACCAGGAAGAGATAATGACCCTTAAAGAAGAGTGA